CGGGAGTCCTGTTCGTGAAGACGGTGGTCGATGCGACGATTGAGGACTGGAACCGATCTCTGGATGTCAATCTTCTCGCCTTGCAGCGAGGATGCCAAGCCGTGTATCCGTCGATGCAAGGCCGCGGCGGCGCAATTCTCAACGTCACCTCGGGCCTTGGCGTATACGCCACCGCAATGATGGCACCCTACATCGCAACCAAGGGCGGCGCCGTCACACTCACTCGCGCGCTCGCGGTAGAATTTGCGGATGCGGGCATCCGAGTGAACGGTCTGCTGCCGGGCGTCGTGGAAACGAGATTGACGAGTTTTTTCCTGGAAGATCCCGCAATGCGCGAGAAGGGTCTCGGTCCAACGTTGCTGCGCCGACCGGCGAAGCCGGCGGAGCTCGCGAGCGCAGCCGTGTTCTTGGTTTCGGACGATGCCCGA
The DNA window shown above is from Planctomycetia bacterium and carries:
- a CDS encoding SDR family oxidoreductase; translated protein: MGILNDKVAIVTGGVRGIGGAIATALAQEGASVTITDREPDQQEQVLSTIRARGGRARFQNQDVVDSKTWRAVVAATEKEFGPVDILVNVAGVLFVKTVVDATIEDWNRSLDVNLLALQRGCQAVYPSMQGRGGAILNVTSGLGVYATAMMAPYIATKGGAVTLTRALAVEFADAGIRVNGLLPGVVETRLTSFFLEDPAMREKGLGPTLLRRPAKPAELASAAVFLVSDDARRISGADVVVDGGWGTV